A genomic region of Anas acuta chromosome 1, bAnaAcu1.1, whole genome shotgun sequence contains the following coding sequences:
- the IL17RA gene encoding interleukin-17 receptor A isoform X2 — MEDFSAMWGVIDLNCLVENSTCIERSWLQNQTWTPSAPSSLHVSSEVFRQTDGELLPVLRIEWKVATDASIRYLRGAELAVMQVSSNQQVCAQFEFQNKLPLQVRPDGGRWNFTFNRFEVEPGQTYQVTVYHLPKLSVDGDYNCKSASLTMPDCNDSLMKRTTPCIKTGSLWEPRIQAKSLDDMTLLVSFNPWTESTRYQIHVTSFLNEKKCKMITREVTEGELPSQANVTIKMEKNLRACCKYEVQIQPFFANCGTDCLRHSTFIPCSPAPSEYSTDDMIIWLYWCITGICVLLVGSVIAAVICMTKKRAALQQRKCSHNDLQTVPSTDLPLPPLKPRKVWIVYSADHLLYVDVVLKFAEFLMTVCGTAVALDLLEDHQISELGPLPWLTRQKKEMEDLSSKIIILCSRGTQAKWQAMLGSVPVCLKQDQQKPMGDLFTPALNLILPDFKKPACFGMYIVCYFDGISSEKDIPDLFNVTSRYQLMDKFEDVYFRIQDLEKFEPGRIHRIQEITAENYIDTPSGRKLKEAVQKFRSWQMEHPNWFEAESICLDNEEESQSLSRESQVDSLLSEPGGIVKQQLHLREPDPNCCYVVNLHMHEGESTGCKLQPQLNLCGDPASQVTVIPMDEAPQVQVVEPVPSMEDKNILGHHVLSNEDCMEGVPLLEASFPMRNNVILHGDCEVPAEDDQSHANLSGDLRPHLNGLMYSFYQQNVIPSDPSFCQEESDKQHQLVFDEQCKDQRQSVQSDQGYISRCSPLPPDDLVEEEDEEEEEEDQENQVTFHELSSDVLNNLKSLQQQLLFQDIQRSSEWGYPAELIDMSQSSEGC, encoded by the exons ATGGAGGATTTCTCCGCAATGTGGGGAGTAATT GATTTAAACTGCCTCGTAGAAAATA GTACCTGCATAGAGAGAAGCTGGCTGCAGAATCAGACGTGGACACCTTCTGCCCCCAGCAGTCTTCACGTCTCCTCTGAAGTTTTCCGTCAGACAGATGGAGAGCTGCTCCCCGTGCTTCGGATAGAGTGGAAGGTGGCCACCGATG ctAGCATCCGGTACCTCCgaggggcagagctggctgtgaTGCAAGTGAGCAGCAACCAACAGGTCTGCGCCCAGTTTGAGTTTCAGAACAAATTGCCGCTTCAGGTCCGTCCGGACGGAGGCCGG tggaatTTCACTTTTAACCGTTTTGAGGTGGAACCTGGCCAAACTTATCAAGTGACTGTCTACCACCTGCCCAAATTGAGCGTAGATGGAGACTACAATTGCAAGTCCGCGTCTCTCACAATGCCTG ACTGCAATGACTCTCTGATGAAAAGAACCACCCCGTGTATAAAGACAG GCAGCCTATGGGAGCCCAGGATCCAAGCTAAAAGTCTAGATGATATGACTCTGCTCGTAAGCTTTAACCCGTGGACGGAGTCAACGCGGTACCAAATTCATGTGACCAGTTTCctgaatgagaagaaatgtaaaatgatcACGCGTGAAGTCACAGAG GGTGAACTACCCTCACAAGCAAATGTCACAATCAAAATGGAGAAGAACTTAAGAGCTTGCTGCAAGTACGAAGTACAG ATTCAGCCATTCTTTGCAAACTGTGGCACAGACTGCCTGAGACACTCTACTTTCATCCCATGTTCACCAGCTCCAAGTGAGTACTC CACAGATGATATGATTATATGGCTCTACTGGTGTATCACTGGGATCTGTGTATTACTGGTGGGATCAGTCATAGCAGCTGTCATTTGTATGACCAAAAAGCGAGCAG caCTCCAACAAAGGAAATGCAGCCATAATGATTTGCAAACTG TACCATCTACCGACCTTCCTCTGCCACCCTTAAAGCCCCGAAAGGTTTGGATTGTGTACTCCGCCGATCACCTGCTGTACGTGGATGTGGTGCTGAAGTTTGCCGAGTTCCTGATGACTGTCTGTGGCACTGCTGTCGCCTTAGACCTGCTAGAAGATCATCAGATCTCAGAGTTGGGGCCATTACCCTGGCTTACTCGgcagaagaaggaaatggaagacCTGTCTTCAAAGATCATCATCTTATGCTCACGAGGCACCCAGGCCAAATGGCAGGCCATGCTTGGGAGTGTGCCTGTTTGTCTCAAGCAAGATCAGCAAAAGCCAATGGGAGATCTGTTCACCCCTGCCTTGAATTTGATCTTGCCAGATTTCAAGAAGCCAGCCTGTTTTGGAATGTATATAGTCTGCTATTTCGATGGGATAAGTAGTGAGAAGGATATACCTGATCTATTCAACGTCACATCCAGGTACCAACTGATGGACAAGTTTGAGGATGTTTATTTTCGGATTCAGGACTTGGAGAAGTTTGAACCTGGGCGTATCCATCGAATCCAGGAAATCACAGCTGAAAACTACATTGATACCCCTAGTGGGAGGAAATTGAAAGAAGCAGTACAAAAATTCAGGAGCTGGCAGATGGAGCACCCAAACTGGTTTGAGGCTGAAAGCATCTGCCTGGATAATGAAGAAGAGTCACAGTCGCTGAGCAGAGAGAGCCAGGTGGATTCATTGCTAAGCGAACCAGGTGGGATTGTGAAACAGCAGCTGCACCTCCGGGAGCCTGACCCTAACTGCTGTTATGTTGTCAACCTCCACATGCACGAAGGCGAGAGCACGGGCTGTAAACTACAGCCTCAGCTTAATCTGTGTGGAGATCCAGCTTCTCAGGTGACGGTCATTCCTATGGACGAGGCCCCTCAAGTTCAGGTAGTGGAGCCTGTCCCTTCCatggaagataaaaatatacttGGTCATCATGTGCTGAGTAATGAGGACTGCATGGAAGGAGTTCCTCTTCTGGAGGCAAGTTTTCCGATGAGGAATAACGTCATCCTCCATGGTGACTGTGAAGTTCCAGCAGAAGATGACCAGAGTCATGCAAACCTTTCAGGTGATCTGAGGCCCCATCTGAATGGGCTCATGTACTCTTTTTATCAGCAGAACGTCATTCCTTCAGATCCATCTTTCTGCCAAGAGGAGTCTGACAAGCAGCACCAGTTGGTCTTCGATGAGCAGTGCAAAGACCAAAGACAGTCAGTCCAGTCAGACCAGGGCTACATCTCCAGATGTTCTCCTTTGCCTCCCGATGACcttgtggaggaggaggacgaggaggaggaagaggaagatcaGGAAAACCAGGTGACCTTTCATGAACTCTCTTCAGATGTCTTGAACAATCTAAagagcctccagcagcagcttttattCCAGGACATTCAGCGGAGCTCTGAGTGGGGGTATCCAGCTGAGCTGATAGACATGAGCCAGTCTTCAGAGGGCTGTTAG
- the HDHD5 gene encoding haloacid dehalogenase-like hydrolase domain-containing 5 isoform X2: MALRGCLRAGRGALRAAGPPGRGCSAGGRPPPAFGFLFDIDGVLVRGSQVLPAAREAFRRLAGAGGRLRVPVVFLTNAGNCLRAAKARELAQALGLQVSPEQVILSHSPLRLFSQFHSRCMLVAGQGPVEENAHNLGFKNVVTIEALRKAYPLLDMVDQSRRPKELPPPTTGFPTIEGVILFGEPVRWETSLQLIIDVLLSNGNPGAELEEIPYPHLPVLACNMDLLWMAEAKMPRFGHGTFLLCLENIYKKVTGRELKYEALIGKPSTVTYRYAEYLIHEQAKKQGWNSPIRRLYAIGDNPMSDIYGANLYNNYLKSAQRNQAQAGVKRSPQAAGPQSEDHLAVESCKSILVCTGVYRHSAEAPSKPEKHNTETVFHGHRDFSFDPSLVEASYIVQDVNEAVQLAFQKENWS; encoded by the exons ATGGCGCTGCGGGGCTGCCTGCGGGCCGGGCGCGGGGCGCTGCGCGCTGCGGGGCCGCCCGGCCGGGGGTGCAGCGCCGGGGGCCGG CCGCCGCCGGCCTTCGGCTTCCTCTTCGACATCGACGGCGTGCTGGTGCGGGGCAGCCAGGTGCTGCCCGCCGCGCGGGAGGCTTTCCGCAGGCTGGCGGGCGCCGGCGGGCGGCTGCGGGTGCCCGTCGTCTTCCTCACCAACGCCGGCAACTGCCTGCGGGCCGCCAAGGCCCGGGAGCTGGCCCAGGCGCTGGGGCTGCAG GTGTCTCCGGAGCAGGTGATCCTGTCCCACAGCCCGCTGCGGCTCTTCAGCCAGTTCCACAGCAGGTGCATGCTGGTGGCCGGGCAGGGGCCTGTGGAGGAGAACGCCCACAA CCTGGGGTTCAAGAATGTGGTCACCATCGAGGCACTGAGGAAGGCGTATCCCCTATTAGACATGGTGGATCAGAGCCGGAGGCCGAAGGAGTTG cctCCTCCAACCACTGGCTTCCCCACTATAGAAG GGGTGATTCTGTTTGGTGAGCCAGTGAGGTGGGAGACAAGCCTGCAACTTATTATTGACGTGCTCCTGAGCAATGGGAACCCCGGGGCAGAGCTGGAAGAAATACCATACCCCCACCTGCCCGTCCTTGCCTGCAACATGGATCTCCTGTGGATGGCTGAAGCCAAGATGCCCAG GTTCGGCCATGGcactttccttctctgcttggAGAACATCTACAAGAAGGTGACAGGCCGGGAGCTGAAGTACGAGGCCCTGATTGGCAAACCCAGCACAGTCACCTACCGCTATGCTGAATACCTGATCCACGAGCAAGCCAAAAAGCAGGGCTGGAACTCTCCCATCCGACGCCTCTATGCAATTGG GGACAACCCTATGTCTGACATCTATGGGGCAAACCTCTACAACAACTACCTCAAGTCAGCTCAGCGGAACCAGGCCCAGGCTGGGGTGAAGAGGAGCCCACAGGCAGCCGGTCCCCAAAGCGAGGACCACCTTGCGGTGGAGAGCTGCAAGTCAATTCTGGTCTGCACTGGGGTCTACCGCCACAGCGCAGAAGCTCCCAGTAAGCCAGAGAAGCACAACACAGAGACTGTGTTCCATGGCCATCGGGATTTCAGCTTCGACCCCAGCCTGGTGGAGGCATCGTACATTGTGCAGGATGTGAATGAAGCCGTGCAGCTtgctttccagaaggaaaactggAGCTAG
- the TMEM121B gene encoding transmembrane protein 121B, translating into MHRAASNQRSVSSSSGSFQPPPPPPPPPHAADRQPLFPGGSSSGGSRRGSGSSSGSARARRPRSPRSSPGEEEEEEEEEEEEEEEEDSISISKPLVPPPAAPPPAAASPLPSSSSSSGGSSGSSSSSSGSPGMTAAELYGAAAAGGGAGGGGAAAGALLGPGGAGGGRRWGFQALSLVLLLGQGALLDLYLIAVTDLYWCSWIATDLVLAAGWGIFFCRNSRARRRERPPPPPPPGPPPPHPLLLHGPPGGRGAGGRGAGGPPRGGDFAYAHLAWLIYSIAFTPKAALILGTSILELIELRLPLGTTGFRITLALSAPLLYCLLRAIGTEGSGQLLLPPQPPPQHRAAAAFLATCLDLLDSFSLLELVLQPGRPAPLPAPLRYLLIAVYFLCLASPVLWLYELSAARPPGAARLALHLLLPAGLLDAPLLALRCLLLLRYQQPLSLFMLKNLFFLACRGLEALETCCLLRPAAAPTPAKYGAPAMPPAAAAPLAHGLSDADVGPHGYVNALAVTAQG; encoded by the coding sequence ATGCACCGCGCTGCCTCCAACCAGCGCTCggtctcctcctcctcgggcTCCTtccagccgccgccgccgccgccgccgccgccgcacgCCGCCGACCGGCAGCCCCTCTTCCCGGGGGGCTCCAGCAGCGGCGGCAGCCGGCGGGGCTCGGGGTCGAGCTCGGGCTCGGCGCGGGCCCGccgcccccgcagcccccgcagcagccccggcgaggaggaggaggaggaggaggaggaggaggaggaagaggaggaggaggacagcaTCAGCATCAGCAAGCCCCTGgtgccgccgcccgccgccccgccgcccgccgccgcctcgccgctccccagcagcagcagcagcagcggcggcagcagcggcagcagcagcagcagcagcggcagcccGGGCATGACGGCGGCGGAGCTGtacggggcggcggcggcgggcggcggggcggggggcggcggggcggcggcgggggcgctgctggggcccggcggggcggggggcgggcggcgctggGGCTTCCAGGCGCtgtccctggtgctgctgctggggcagggcgcGCTGCTGGACCTCTACCTGATCGCCGTCACCGACCTGTACTGGTGCAGCTGGATCGCCACCGACCTGGTGCTGGCGGCCGGCTGGGGCATCTTCTTCTGCCGCAACAGCCGGGCCCGCCGCCGGGagcggcccccgccgccgcccccccccgggccgccgccgccgcacccgctgctgctgcacggcccccccggcggccgcggggccggggggcgcggggccgggggcccCCCCCGCGGCGGAGACTTCGCCTACGCGCACCTGGCCTGGCTCATCTACTCCATCGCCTTCACGCCCAAGGCGGCGCTGATCCTGGGCACCTCCATCCTGGAGCTGATCGAGCTGCGCCTGCCGCTGGGCACCACCGGCTTCCGCATCACCCTGGCGCTCTCCGCCCCGCTGCTCTACTGCCTGCTGCGGGCCATCGGCACCGAGGGCTccgggcagctgctgctgcccccgcAGCCTCCGCCGCAGcaccgcgccgccgccgccttccTCGCCACCTGCCTCGACCTCCTCGACAGCTTCTCGCTGCTCgagctggtgctgcagcccgGCCGCCCGGCGCCGCTGCCCGCCCCGCTGCGCTACCTCCTCATCGCCGTCTATTTCCTCTGCCTGGCCTCGCCGGTGCTGTGGCTCTACGAGCTCAGCGCCGCCCGGCCGCCCGGAGCCGCCCGCCTGGccctgcacctgctgctgcccgccgGGCTGCTGGACGCCCCGCTGCTGGCCCTgcgctgcctcctgctcctgcgcTACCAGCAGCCGCTCTCCCTCTTCATGCTCAAGAACCTCTTCTTCCTCGCCTGCCGCGGCCTCGAGGCGCTGGAGACCTGCTGCCTCctgcgccccgccgccgccccaaCGCCCGCCAAGTACGGGGCCCCCGCCatgccccccgccgccgccgccccgctgGCCCACGGGCTGTCGGACGCCGACGTGGGTCCCCACGGGTACGTCAACGCCTTGGCGGTCACCGCCCAGGGCTGA
- the IL17RA gene encoding interleukin-17 receptor A isoform X1, with protein MAAAGPLLLLGLLLPLLLPAAAALRLLLGSAAPPFSCSQPDLNCLVENSTCIERSWLQNQTWTPSAPSSLHVSSEVFRQTDGELLPVLRIEWKVATDASIRYLRGAELAVMQVSSNQQVCAQFEFQNKLPLQVRPDGGRWNFTFNRFEVEPGQTYQVTVYHLPKLSVDGDYNCKSASLTMPDCNDSLMKRTTPCIKTGSLWEPRIQAKSLDDMTLLVSFNPWTESTRYQIHVTSFLNEKKCKMITREVTEGELPSQANVTIKMEKNLRACCKYEVQIQPFFANCGTDCLRHSTFIPCSPAPSEYSTDDMIIWLYWCITGICVLLVGSVIAAVICMTKKRAALQQRKCSHNDLQTVPSTDLPLPPLKPRKVWIVYSADHLLYVDVVLKFAEFLMTVCGTAVALDLLEDHQISELGPLPWLTRQKKEMEDLSSKIIILCSRGTQAKWQAMLGSVPVCLKQDQQKPMGDLFTPALNLILPDFKKPACFGMYIVCYFDGISSEKDIPDLFNVTSRYQLMDKFEDVYFRIQDLEKFEPGRIHRIQEITAENYIDTPSGRKLKEAVQKFRSWQMEHPNWFEAESICLDNEEESQSLSRESQVDSLLSEPGGIVKQQLHLREPDPNCCYVVNLHMHEGESTGCKLQPQLNLCGDPASQVTVIPMDEAPQVQVVEPVPSMEDKNILGHHVLSNEDCMEGVPLLEASFPMRNNVILHGDCEVPAEDDQSHANLSGDLRPHLNGLMYSFYQQNVIPSDPSFCQEESDKQHQLVFDEQCKDQRQSVQSDQGYISRCSPLPPDDLVEEEDEEEEEEDQENQVTFHELSSDVLNNLKSLQQQLLFQDIQRSSEWGYPAELIDMSQSSEGC; from the exons ATggcggctgcggggccgctgctgctcctcggcctcctcctcccccttctcctccccgccgccgccgcgctgcgcctgctgctgggctccgcCGCGCCGCccttcagctgctcccagcCG GATTTAAACTGCCTCGTAGAAAATA GTACCTGCATAGAGAGAAGCTGGCTGCAGAATCAGACGTGGACACCTTCTGCCCCCAGCAGTCTTCACGTCTCCTCTGAAGTTTTCCGTCAGACAGATGGAGAGCTGCTCCCCGTGCTTCGGATAGAGTGGAAGGTGGCCACCGATG ctAGCATCCGGTACCTCCgaggggcagagctggctgtgaTGCAAGTGAGCAGCAACCAACAGGTCTGCGCCCAGTTTGAGTTTCAGAACAAATTGCCGCTTCAGGTCCGTCCGGACGGAGGCCGG tggaatTTCACTTTTAACCGTTTTGAGGTGGAACCTGGCCAAACTTATCAAGTGACTGTCTACCACCTGCCCAAATTGAGCGTAGATGGAGACTACAATTGCAAGTCCGCGTCTCTCACAATGCCTG ACTGCAATGACTCTCTGATGAAAAGAACCACCCCGTGTATAAAGACAG GCAGCCTATGGGAGCCCAGGATCCAAGCTAAAAGTCTAGATGATATGACTCTGCTCGTAAGCTTTAACCCGTGGACGGAGTCAACGCGGTACCAAATTCATGTGACCAGTTTCctgaatgagaagaaatgtaaaatgatcACGCGTGAAGTCACAGAG GGTGAACTACCCTCACAAGCAAATGTCACAATCAAAATGGAGAAGAACTTAAGAGCTTGCTGCAAGTACGAAGTACAG ATTCAGCCATTCTTTGCAAACTGTGGCACAGACTGCCTGAGACACTCTACTTTCATCCCATGTTCACCAGCTCCAAGTGAGTACTC CACAGATGATATGATTATATGGCTCTACTGGTGTATCACTGGGATCTGTGTATTACTGGTGGGATCAGTCATAGCAGCTGTCATTTGTATGACCAAAAAGCGAGCAG caCTCCAACAAAGGAAATGCAGCCATAATGATTTGCAAACTG TACCATCTACCGACCTTCCTCTGCCACCCTTAAAGCCCCGAAAGGTTTGGATTGTGTACTCCGCCGATCACCTGCTGTACGTGGATGTGGTGCTGAAGTTTGCCGAGTTCCTGATGACTGTCTGTGGCACTGCTGTCGCCTTAGACCTGCTAGAAGATCATCAGATCTCAGAGTTGGGGCCATTACCCTGGCTTACTCGgcagaagaaggaaatggaagacCTGTCTTCAAAGATCATCATCTTATGCTCACGAGGCACCCAGGCCAAATGGCAGGCCATGCTTGGGAGTGTGCCTGTTTGTCTCAAGCAAGATCAGCAAAAGCCAATGGGAGATCTGTTCACCCCTGCCTTGAATTTGATCTTGCCAGATTTCAAGAAGCCAGCCTGTTTTGGAATGTATATAGTCTGCTATTTCGATGGGATAAGTAGTGAGAAGGATATACCTGATCTATTCAACGTCACATCCAGGTACCAACTGATGGACAAGTTTGAGGATGTTTATTTTCGGATTCAGGACTTGGAGAAGTTTGAACCTGGGCGTATCCATCGAATCCAGGAAATCACAGCTGAAAACTACATTGATACCCCTAGTGGGAGGAAATTGAAAGAAGCAGTACAAAAATTCAGGAGCTGGCAGATGGAGCACCCAAACTGGTTTGAGGCTGAAAGCATCTGCCTGGATAATGAAGAAGAGTCACAGTCGCTGAGCAGAGAGAGCCAGGTGGATTCATTGCTAAGCGAACCAGGTGGGATTGTGAAACAGCAGCTGCACCTCCGGGAGCCTGACCCTAACTGCTGTTATGTTGTCAACCTCCACATGCACGAAGGCGAGAGCACGGGCTGTAAACTACAGCCTCAGCTTAATCTGTGTGGAGATCCAGCTTCTCAGGTGACGGTCATTCCTATGGACGAGGCCCCTCAAGTTCAGGTAGTGGAGCCTGTCCCTTCCatggaagataaaaatatacttGGTCATCATGTGCTGAGTAATGAGGACTGCATGGAAGGAGTTCCTCTTCTGGAGGCAAGTTTTCCGATGAGGAATAACGTCATCCTCCATGGTGACTGTGAAGTTCCAGCAGAAGATGACCAGAGTCATGCAAACCTTTCAGGTGATCTGAGGCCCCATCTGAATGGGCTCATGTACTCTTTTTATCAGCAGAACGTCATTCCTTCAGATCCATCTTTCTGCCAAGAGGAGTCTGACAAGCAGCACCAGTTGGTCTTCGATGAGCAGTGCAAAGACCAAAGACAGTCAGTCCAGTCAGACCAGGGCTACATCTCCAGATGTTCTCCTTTGCCTCCCGATGACcttgtggaggaggaggacgaggaggaggaagaggaagatcaGGAAAACCAGGTGACCTTTCATGAACTCTCTTCAGATGTCTTGAACAATCTAAagagcctccagcagcagcttttattCCAGGACATTCAGCGGAGCTCTGAGTGGGGGTATCCAGCTGAGCTGATAGACATGAGCCAGTCTTCAGAGGGCTGTTAG
- the HDHD5 gene encoding haloacid dehalogenase-like hydrolase domain-containing 5 isoform X1 produces MALRGCLRAGRGALRAAGPPGRGCSAGGRPPPAFGFLFDIDGVLVRGSQVLPAAREAFRRLAGAGGRLRVPVVFLTNAGNCLRAAKARELAQALGLQVSPEQVILSHSPLRLFSQFHSRCMLVAGQGPVEENAHNLGFKNVVTIEALRKAYPLLDMVDQSRRPKELVISRHVGGTSGPPPPTTGFPTIEGVILFGEPVRWETSLQLIIDVLLSNGNPGAELEEIPYPHLPVLACNMDLLWMAEAKMPRFGHGTFLLCLENIYKKVTGRELKYEALIGKPSTVTYRYAEYLIHEQAKKQGWNSPIRRLYAIGDNPMSDIYGANLYNNYLKSAQRNQAQAGVKRSPQAAGPQSEDHLAVESCKSILVCTGVYRHSAEAPSKPEKHNTETVFHGHRDFSFDPSLVEASYIVQDVNEAVQLAFQKENWS; encoded by the exons ATGGCGCTGCGGGGCTGCCTGCGGGCCGGGCGCGGGGCGCTGCGCGCTGCGGGGCCGCCCGGCCGGGGGTGCAGCGCCGGGGGCCGG CCGCCGCCGGCCTTCGGCTTCCTCTTCGACATCGACGGCGTGCTGGTGCGGGGCAGCCAGGTGCTGCCCGCCGCGCGGGAGGCTTTCCGCAGGCTGGCGGGCGCCGGCGGGCGGCTGCGGGTGCCCGTCGTCTTCCTCACCAACGCCGGCAACTGCCTGCGGGCCGCCAAGGCCCGGGAGCTGGCCCAGGCGCTGGGGCTGCAG GTGTCTCCGGAGCAGGTGATCCTGTCCCACAGCCCGCTGCGGCTCTTCAGCCAGTTCCACAGCAGGTGCATGCTGGTGGCCGGGCAGGGGCCTGTGGAGGAGAACGCCCACAA CCTGGGGTTCAAGAATGTGGTCACCATCGAGGCACTGAGGAAGGCGTATCCCCTATTAGACATGGTGGATCAGAGCCGGAGGCCGAAGGAGTTGGTAATCTCTCGACACGTCGGTGGAACGAGTGGTCCA cctCCTCCAACCACTGGCTTCCCCACTATAGAAG GGGTGATTCTGTTTGGTGAGCCAGTGAGGTGGGAGACAAGCCTGCAACTTATTATTGACGTGCTCCTGAGCAATGGGAACCCCGGGGCAGAGCTGGAAGAAATACCATACCCCCACCTGCCCGTCCTTGCCTGCAACATGGATCTCCTGTGGATGGCTGAAGCCAAGATGCCCAG GTTCGGCCATGGcactttccttctctgcttggAGAACATCTACAAGAAGGTGACAGGCCGGGAGCTGAAGTACGAGGCCCTGATTGGCAAACCCAGCACAGTCACCTACCGCTATGCTGAATACCTGATCCACGAGCAAGCCAAAAAGCAGGGCTGGAACTCTCCCATCCGACGCCTCTATGCAATTGG GGACAACCCTATGTCTGACATCTATGGGGCAAACCTCTACAACAACTACCTCAAGTCAGCTCAGCGGAACCAGGCCCAGGCTGGGGTGAAGAGGAGCCCACAGGCAGCCGGTCCCCAAAGCGAGGACCACCTTGCGGTGGAGAGCTGCAAGTCAATTCTGGTCTGCACTGGGGTCTACCGCCACAGCGCAGAAGCTCCCAGTAAGCCAGAGAAGCACAACACAGAGACTGTGTTCCATGGCCATCGGGATTTCAGCTTCGACCCCAGCCTGGTGGAGGCATCGTACATTGTGCAGGATGTGAATGAAGCCGTGCAGCTtgctttccagaaggaaaactggAGCTAG